AGGCATATCTACTAAGTAATTGTAACTTTCTGCAACGAAAACATCTTCAGTATTGCTGGTACGGGCAAAAGCCATCGCAGTAGAACCATAAAAACCTGCTGGCTTCTTAACTGTAAGTTCAAACGGCTGAGCTTTCATACCATCGAAATATCCAAAAAAACCATGCCCATTTAGCACTACTACCTCTGGCGAAATACCTGTTCCCGACATTCCGTATATATCGTTTGAGATTTTTTGATCAAAAGTATCATCCACCCAGTAAGTGATTTTGGAAAGGTTTTTCGCATCACTTATCACAAACGTGTTGTCATCTTTTCTTTCAACCGAAAGCTTTTCCCCTTGGTTGTTTTCTGCTACAAAATCCCCTATAAACCTTCCAAAATCTGCTATGGCGTAGGTGCCGGGTACCATTTTGGGAAAATAAAATACTGCTTTGCTTTTCTTAATGCTAGGAGTAAGTAGTTCAACTTTCACCCTATCATCTACAATATTCTGAAGATCAACGGTATACTTATATTCTGATTGTGCATTAACTGCGTATGATCCAATGATAAAAAGGAGCAGCAGAGTTTTAAATTTCATTTCAAAGTCGGTTTTATGATATTCTAAAGACAATTAAAACGCCTCTTCGGTTGCATTTCTGTTTTGCAGCGTCTAAAAATGTGTTTCCTAGCCATTGGATATTTACTTTCTTAATACCTTTTAATTACCTTTGGCAAAATTTCGCACTCGTAATTTATTCCCGCATGAAGCTGTATTTCGATCATACTCATCTACAAAATCTAGCTAAAGACCATCAGAAAGAATTTCAAAGCAACAAGCCATTCCCGTATGTTGTTATTGACAACTTTATGGATCCTGAGGCCTTAGACAAGGTATTAGAAGAATTTCCTAAGCCTGGCCAAAAAATTTGGCATGATTACAAGAATGATTTTGAGAAAAAACAAGAACTCAACGGGGAAGGAAAAGTAGGAGAGTTTACGCAACATTTACTTTATCAATTCAACTCTGCTCCTTTTTTAATGTTTTTGGAGTCTCTCACTGGAATAGAGCACTTAATACCAGATCCATATTTCTTTGGAGGAGGTTTGCATCAACTCAATGGGAAAGGAAAACTTGGCATGCATGCAGATTATAGCAAGCACGTAAAATGGCCCCTAGATCGTAGAATTAATGCGATTTTGTACCTCAACAAGGACTGGAAAGAGGAGTACAATGGGCACCTTGAGCTATGGGATACCGAAATGACAAAGTGTGAAAAACGTGTGGCACCACTTTTCAATCGTTTGGTAGTTTTTGCAGTTACTGACTTCAATATGCACGGAGTTCCTGACGAAATAAAATGTCCAGAAGGAATGAGCCGCAAGTCAATGGCATTTTTCTATTTTACAAATGGAAGACCATCAAGCGAGATTGATCCAAATAAAAAACTACACGTTAAATTTACTGACAGACCGAACGAGGAAAAAGCTAGTAAAATAGACCCCGCAAATATTATTGGTTACGAACAAAACCCTATTAAAAGGTTTGTAAAAGGAATTACACCTCCCTACCTTTTTGAATTCATCAAAAAAGTGTCAGGTAAATAAATATGAACTCCGCAATTAAAAAACTTCGAGCACTAGCTGTCATACTTCCTCAATTTCATCCAATTCCCGAAAACGACAAATGGTGGGGAAAAGGTTTTACAGAATGGACGAATGTAACAAAAGCTGAACCTCGTTTTAGAGGACATTATCAGCCACATCTTCCGGCAGACCTTGGCTTTTATGACCTCCGCATGGAACAGGCTAGAGCCGCACAAGCTGAATTAGCACAAGAGTACGATATTCACGGTTTCTGTATACACCACTATTGGTTCAATGGCAAACGCCTGATAGAAACACCTGTGAATGAAATGCTCAGACTTGGCAAACCAGACTTCCCATTTATGCTCTGCTGGGCAAATGAAAACTGGAGTCGTCGCTGGGATGGCATGGACCAAGATGTGCTCATGAAGCAAGATTACAGTCCAGAAGATCACAGGGAACATGCAAAGTATTTATGCGAAAATGTCTTCAAAGACAAGCGATATATTACAGTAGACGGTAAACCATTTTTCCTGTTTTTTAATACACACATCATTCCTGACCTCAAAGAGAGTATTGAAATATGGCGTGATGAAGTAAAAAAACATGGCTTTGATGACATTTACCTTGGAGGTGTTCGTCCATCAGAAAATGCGATAAAAAACCCGGAAGAACTTGGTTTTGATGTCGTAATAGAATGGCAGCCAGATTGGGCCAACCTAAAGACACAGCCTAATTTTTGGTCTCGAGTAAAAAACAAACTAGGAGTAGGTCAGTCTTATCGATTCGATCATTACGATAAAGTGGTAAAACGAATGCTAGCCAAGAAAACTCCTGATACAAAACACTATAATTGCATCATGCCTGATTGGGACAACTGTGCTCGTAAGAAGCAAAATGCATTTTTGATTAAAGGCTCTACTCCAAAGCTATACGAAAACTGGCTTTCGGAAATATGTAAAAGGTTTACTCCTCCTTCCAAAGAAGAGAACTTTGTATTTATCAATGCCTTTAATGAGTGGGCGGAGGGAAATCACCTAGAGCCGGACCAAAAGTGGGGAAGACAGTATTTAGAGGCTACCAAGAGGGTGCTTGAAAAGTATAAATAAGGGCTTATCGCTTTTTCAAAACTAACATTTCGAAGGGGCTTAGGAAACCATTTTGTAATTGCCCCCAAAGTGTCTCGAAAGCAGATAAATCAACAGCTACCTCTTGACTTTCTTTACTGATGTTGTGAAAAACCCATAGATCACCTGAATCGTGAGGTCGTTTGAAAGCAATGATATTTGGGTTCTCTATTTTTACTTGTGCTAAATTGGGATGATAAACTTGGGCTAGTGCCCCTTGGCTTCTCCTGAACTGAATGAGTTTTTTGTAATGCCTATAAAGCGAATTTTCATCCTGTGATTGTTGCAAAAGTGGCGTCACTTT
This portion of the Spirosomataceae bacterium TFI 002 genome encodes:
- a CDS encoding 2OG-Fe(II) oxygenase superfamily protein; translated protein: MHFCFAASKNVFPSHWIFTFLIPFNYLWQNFALVIYSRMKLYFDHTHLQNLAKDHQKEFQSNKPFPYVVIDNFMDPEALDKVLEEFPKPGQKIWHDYKNDFEKKQELNGEGKVGEFTQHLLYQFNSAPFLMFLESLTGIEHLIPDPYFFGGGLHQLNGKGKLGMHADYSKHVKWPLDRRINAILYLNKDWKEEYNGHLELWDTEMTKCEKRVAPLFNRLVVFAVTDFNMHGVPDEIKCPEGMSRKSMAFFYFTNGRPSSEIDPNKKLHVKFTDRPNEEKASKIDPANIIGYEQNPIKRFVKGITPPYLFEFIKKVSGK
- a CDS encoding Glycosyltransferase WbsX; this encodes MNSAIKKLRALAVILPQFHPIPENDKWWGKGFTEWTNVTKAEPRFRGHYQPHLPADLGFYDLRMEQARAAQAELAQEYDIHGFCIHHYWFNGKRLIETPVNEMLRLGKPDFPFMLCWANENWSRRWDGMDQDVLMKQDYSPEDHREHAKYLCENVFKDKRYITVDGKPFFLFFNTHIIPDLKESIEIWRDEVKKHGFDDIYLGGVRPSENAIKNPEELGFDVVIEWQPDWANLKTQPNFWSRVKNKLGVGQSYRFDHYDKVVKRMLAKKTPDTKHYNCIMPDWDNCARKKQNAFLIKGSTPKLYENWLSEICKRFTPPSKEENFVFINAFNEWAEGNHLEPDQKWGRQYLEATKRVLEKYK